One part of the Dermacentor silvarum isolate Dsil-2018 chromosome 6, BIME_Dsil_1.4, whole genome shotgun sequence genome encodes these proteins:
- the LOC119456878 gene encoding UPF0047 protein YjbQ-like, translating to MLLTYPSRTGLRRSEGQSPAERVTVDHIHIQHRGGHLITDEVVKQVPEISQFAVGLFHIQIMHTSASLALNENWDPDVRDDVENFMNKLVPENLPYQHSCEGPDDMPAHIKAILFGSSLTIPITDGKLNLGTWQGIWLCEHRNRAGSRKVVVTINGSLKD from the exons ATGTTGCTGACGTATCCGTCGCGGACCGGCCTCCGTCGGAGTGAAGGCCAGTCGCCGGCCGAAC GCGTCACGGTCGATCATATTCATATACAACATCGGGGCGGCCATCTGATAACGGACGAGGTTGTGAAACAAGTGCCAGAGATTTCCCAGTTCGCCGTCGGCCTCTTTCACATACAGATTATGCACACATCTGCAAGTTTGGCATTGAATGAGAACTGGGATCCAGATGTTAGAGATGATGTAGAGAACTTCATGAATAAATTAGTACCGGAGAATTTACCTTACCAGCACTCCTGTGAAGGCCCTGATGACATGCCTGCCCATATCAAGGCTATTCTGTTTGGGTCGAGCCTGACCATTCCGATCACGGATGGCAAGCTCAACCTGGGCACCTGGCAGGGCATCTGGCTCTGTGAGCATAGAAACAGGGCAGGCTCCAGGAAAGTGGTGGTGACAATCAATGGCTCCTTGAAAGACTGA